GCCCTTTAAAGCTTGCAAAGTGCATTGAAAAAGCAGGATATAAAATTTTAGGAACTTCTTTTAATTCACTTGAGCTTGCTGAAGATAGAGAGTTATTCGGAAAAGTATTAAGTAAACTAAATATTAAAGCCCCCCCGTTTGGAACAGCAAAAAGTATAGAAGAAGCTTTAAAAATTGCAAACGACATTTCGTATCCCGTTTTAGTACGCCCTTCTTTTGTATTAGGCGGTAGAGGAATGGCAGTTGTTTATAATAAAAATCAATTATTAAATTATTTTGAAAAAGCATTAAAGATAGATACCACAAAACCCGTTTTAATTGACAAATATTTAGAAGGGGCTATTGAGTTTGATATCGATCTTTTATGCGATGGCAATGATGTATATATTCCAACCGTAATGGAACACATAGAAGAAGCAGGAATTCATTCTGGCGATAGTTCATGCATTATCCCCTCAATCAGCGCAAAAGAAATGCATTTAAATAAAATAAAAGAAATTTCCAAAAATTTAGCTTTAGAATTAAATACAATTGGCTTGATGAATATACAAATTGCAATTTATCAAGACGAAGTATATGTTCTTGAAGTAAATCCAAGAAGCTCAAGATCAATTCCATTTGTTTCAAAAGCCACACAAGTTCCTATGGCTAAATTAGGTGCATATCTTTGTTTAGGAAAAAAATTAAACGAATTAGTTATACAAAATGAAATATTAAATACCGAAAAATATTTTATTAAGGTACCTGTTTTTCCTTTTCAAAAATTCCCAAATTTTACACCAATACTTGGCCCAGAAATGCGTTCTATTGGTGAAATAATGTCAAATGCAAATAACTTAGGTGAATTATTTGCAAAAGGATATATATCTGCAGGTCTTAATTTGAATAAAGATGGGCATATTTTATTATGTGCAAATGAAAATTATTTAAGTAATTTAAAAGAAAATATCGGTTTAATTTCAGAAATATCTAACAAAATTATTCTTGTTCAATCAAAAAATAATTCTGATCAAAACATCATAAATCAAATAAAAAATAATCAAGTATTAATGGTGATTGCTCCCTATGAAGATGCATTTTTAGAGAATAATAATGATTATTCATTTATTACAAAACTTGCTGTTCAATATAAAATTCCAATTGCTTCAACAATAAGATCCATAGAAGCCTTAATACAAGCCGTTCTATTTTTAAAAAGAGGTTCTTTATGAAATTAAAAGGTCGTTCTTTATCAACATTACTTGATATTTCTCAAAATGAATTCTTTTATTTGCTAGAACTATCTCATAAAGTAAAAAAAGAAAAACGAGATCGTATTTTTCCAAAAAGACTGATCAATAAAAATATTGCTTTAATTTTTGAGAAATCAAGCACCCGAACAAGATCTTCTTTTGTTGTAGCCGCTCATGATGAAGGAGCGAATGCAGAATTTTTAAACAGAAACGATATTCATTTTGGAAAAAAAGAATCTGTTAAAGATACAGCACGTGTTTTAGGAAGATTATTTGACGGAATTATGTTTCGTGGCTTTGAACAAAAAACTCTCGAAGATCTCATTCAATATTCAGGAGTTCCTGTTTGGAATGCTTTAACAGATGATCATCACCCAACCCAAGCATTGGCAGATATTATGACTTGCCAAGAAAAACTTGGAAACTTAAAAGGAAAAAAAATTGTTTACTTAGGTGACGGAGCCAATAATGTTGCACATTCACTTATGATTGCATCTTGCTATGCAGGAATGCATATTGTTATTTGTTCTCCAGAATCAAGAAGACCAAATGATTTTATTATAAAAGAATGTTTGAAAATAAATAAAGAAACAGGTTCCATTCTTGAATTTGAAACCTCTCCCATGAACGCTATCATTGATGCAGATTGTTTATATACTGATGTTTGGATATCAATGGGAGAAGAAGAAAATAAAGAAGCTAAAGAGCGTATAGAATTATTAAAACCATATCAAATTAACAGTGAAATAATGGCAGCAACAAAAAACAAAAATACTTTATTTTTACATTGTTTACCTGCAATCAAAGGTATGGAAGTTACAGAAGAGATTTTTGAATCAATGAATAGCGCTGTATTTGATCAGGCAGAAAACAGAATGCACACAATAAAGGCTCTTTTAATTGCAACGATGCAAGATTAATTTTTAATTGGTTGAAACCATCTTTCATTTCGAAATGATGGTAAAAAGGATCCTTCTTTATCATAAGTTGAATAAGAAATTAAAAATGCTCTACCATAGATACGATCTTGATCCATAAATCCCCAGAATCTACCATCTGAAGAATTATCTCTATTGTCACCTAATACAAGCAATTTATTAGGTGGTACAACCCAAGTTTGTGTTTCAGCATCCGTTAAGCTGTTCCATTTTCTTTTTAAAATATAATGAGGGTATTTGCTAAATCCAGATTCAACAAAAAGGTTAAAACTATCAGCTGTTTCTCCACCACCCAAATTTTCGAGCGGAGTTCTGTCAATCTGAAGTTCTTGTTTTGCTAAAACACCATTTATTGTTAAAATACCGTTTGCAAATGTTATTTTATCTCCAGGAAGGCCAACAACTCTTTTAATTAATGTCAATTGATTTTCGGACTCTGGGCCCTGAAATACGACAATATCTCCACGGTCTGGCTGACTCCAACTAAATATTCTTGTTTGCATAAATGGTAACATTATTCCATATGATAACTTATTAACAACGACGTGATCCCCAATTTTTAATGTAGGCAATAATGAACCTGTAGGTATTACATACCAGTTTAAAAAAGTTGATCTAAATATAAAAATTGCAGTAACTATGAATAATATGGATTTCAATTCATTTATAAGTCTGTTCATAAAAAAAATCACCTCGTTTACAAGAGCCCATTAGGGTATATCATAGAATGTCATAAATGCGAGAGGAAGTAAAAGGAGGTTTCTTTTGAAAATATTAAAAAAGTTCATAAATGGAATAGATAAATTTATTCATGCTGGAAATTATAAGTATGATTTAAACTCTATCCTCTCAAGCGCAAATCCTAAATTATCACTTGAAGAAAGAGTAGAATGGATTCAAAAACTGATGTTTTGGATACGATCCACAGAAAAAATTCCAATTCAATTTGATCCAACTATTGGCCAAATTCATACTGCGCGAGTAAGCTTTATATTACAACTTCTTGATAGAAATATAGAGTGGAAAAAAGCGGTATCTCAAACATTTCGATCCGTAATTTTAGAAACAAATGCACTTCAGTTATTTAGTCACACTGGACTACCAAAAGAAGCTGGTTTTCTTCAAGAAGCTACTGATAGAATCATGAATAAAATCATCCCCACCCCTCCGGATGACAAAGAACTTTCAGAATTATTTTTAAAAATTTTTCCGAGAGAAGAAGATGCTATTTGGATTGAAAATCTTAGCCAAGAAACCATAAGTAAAATTCATGAACTCATTACATTTGAATCCGATAAAAATGAATTATGGTATAAAATGAGAGATGATATTGCTGATGCTATATATATTTTAACAAGCCAAATTCATGCTATTGGATTATCAGATGCCATCCGAACAAGAACAAATATAAAACATATAAGAGATTCCCCTTTTATTACATTGAGTGATTGTATTGATAAATTTTTAAATTCTTATATTGAAGCAAATTCAACAGAACTCCAACATTTAATCTTATTATGTGATTCAAATATAATTGAATGTAAAAAATCTTTACAAGAAGTATTCCAACACCTTGATGAGTTTGGTGTAAGTGTGACTTTAGTGTATCAGCTTGAAAAAATTTCTTATCACCTTGCTAGATTAGAAATTCTTTTAACATTTTTACACTCTCGTGACAAAATTGTTAAATCAAATATTATATCTTTATTTATTTCTAAATTAATTCGAGAAAGTCTTGATAAAAAAAGCGTTATAGCATTAATTCAAACAAACTTAAACCAATTATCTAGAAAAATTGCTGAACGATCTGGAACAACAGGAGAACATTACCTAACAAATAATAAAAAAGAATATTTTGATATGTTTAAATCTGCTGGAGGAGGCGGTATTATTACCGCATTTACAACATTATTAAAATTTTTTATTGTTTCTTTAAAACTCCCGCATTTTTTTGAAGGTTTTTTTTCCACAGTAAATTACGCAGGAAGTTTTATATTTATTCAATTATGCGGTTTTACATTAGCAACCAAACAGCCTTCAATGACCGCTTCTTCATTAGCTGTAAAGCTTCATAACACCCAAGACGAAGCTTTGCTAAAAGACTTTGTAGATGAAGTAACAAAACTAACTCGATCCCAATTTGCTGCTATATTTGGAAACCTTGCCCTTGTTATACCTAGTGCTTTTATTATTGATTTTATCTTTAAATATTTTACAGGACATAGTGTATTAACTCCCGATAAAGCGATATCAACTGTAAAATCAATTTCTATATTAGGACCCAGTATTTTTTATGCTATTTTTACTGGATTTTTACTTTGGATATCAAGCCTTGCCGCAGGCTGGCTTGAAAACTGGGCTGTTTATAGAAGAGTTCCAGAAGCATTAGCCAAAAATAAAAGATTGATTTTTGTATTTGGAAAAGAAAAAGCGGAAAAAATATCATCCTTTTTTGCGCATAATATTTCGGGATTTGGTGGTAATATTTCACTTGGATTTATGCTTGGCATGATTCCACAGTTTGGAATATTTTTAGGTCTTCCCATTGACGTTAGGCACGTTACTTTATCTACAGGTTCATTTTCATTTGCCATTTCTTCTATTGGCATTTCTGGGATAGGAAAATTCGAGTTTATATTAGCATTTTTTGGAATTATTATGATTGGACTTTTAAACCTATCTGTTAGCTTTTGGCTTGCTATGTCTGTAGCTATTCGAGCAAGAAAAATTCAAAGCGTTGGAAGAAAAAAATTAAGAGCGGCTATATTTAAACGTCTTATTACTTCCCCACTCGAATTTTTCTATCCTACTTCTAAAAAATAAAACAATTCTTAAAAATTGATTTTTTGAATTGTTTTATTTTAATTTATTTTTTACTAAAAATACTAGATATATCTAATCCTGAACTTTCAACTTCTTTCACAAATTCTGCATAATCTTTATTATCTGATTTAACAGGTGTTAATTCTTGCATATTATTAATATGGTTTGGATATTCTTTAATACAAGCCGGAATGGCAAGAGTTAATTTATCTTTCATTTCTTTTGTCAACCCTTTACGAACATAAACAGGTTCATTTGGAATGGATTTAGATAGCCATAATACTCTTGTTTCTTTAGAAATATTTGGATAAATATTTTCCACACGACTTCTTGCATCATTTATTTTACCCGTTTTGGCATCGGGACCATTATAATAAGCAGCCGTGGCATCGACTTGTCCTTGCATTAAAGCAATGATTGATGCATCCATACTTCCCGTTGGTACTTCTTGTGAAAACTTTTTATTATTTTTTTTCATTAAAATAGAAGGGAATATATAACTTGAAGCAGAACTTGCATCTGAATAAGCAAACTTTTTTCCATTTAAGTCATTGACATTTTTAATAGGAGAGTTTTCTTTTACAAAAATTGCGGATTGATAACTATTTGAACCATAGCGAATAATTTGTAAAATTGGTTCAACACCAAACTTATTTTTTGCTATTAAATAACTAACAATATCTCCAAATGCCATATCTACTTTTTGAGCGCCAATTGCTTCAACAACTGCAATATAGCTATTTGGAACTTGTATATCGACAAATATTTTTGCTTTATCTTCAATACATTTTGCTACTGGTTTTGCATTATCTAAAGCTTTTGCCGCATGCCCTGAGGGTACAATTGCAATTTTAAATGGATTATTTCTAGTACCTAATGAATCTGCAGCATAACAATTTGAAATCGTAAAAAAAGCATAAATGGAAGCTAACAATTTTAATTTCATAAAGAAAACCCTCATTATTTCTCTATTTAGTATAAACTACGCTCATATAAATTATTTATTTTTATTTGTCAAAACCAAAATATTTTTGAAATTAAAAATAGAAATTAATAATTTTAATTAGTTATAAGATATTGAAAAATCTTAAGATACAAATCAAAGTTTGATAATTATATGGTTGAATGATATCAAAAATTGTTTTTCTGTCAAATCGAAAGGGAAAGAAAAATATTTTTAAAAATATATGAGGATTTTATTCATGTTATCTCAATATAAAATAAAAAAATTATTTAAAATATTCATTATTTATTATTCCATACACGGTTCAATTTATCCCGTTTTTGCTAATCCATTAAATAACGAAAATAGTTTTACAAATTATCTTAAATTAATTGAAAATAATTCAATAGAACTTGGCAAAAGTATAAACGGTGAAATAGAAATTATAAAAAATGTAAATGAGATTTTAAAGATTGAGAAAAAAAGAAAACAAAGTTTTATAAAAAAAGGATATACTCCTGAAGAAGCTCATTCTTTTAGTAAGGTAGGTATTGTTTTTGAAGATCCTTACTGGCTTATAATTCGAGATGCCACAAAGACAGATAAAGGAACAGGAACATATAACCGACTTTTGTGGAAAAACTCTTTAGATGGAGGTTCACCAGGAGTTGCTATTTTACCATTGCTTCCTGATGGAAAGTTTTTATTTATTTCGACATTTAGACATGCAACCCGTTCATGGGAGTTAGAACTTTCTAGAGGAGGTCGGGAAAAAAATGAAGATAATATCGAAGCAGCAAAAAGAGAACTTCAAGAAGAGACTGGTTATAAAATAAAAGAAAATAAAGAAAAAGAATCTATTTTATTTTTAGGAAATATGACACCTGATTCTGGTACTTTAAATTCTGTAATTCCGATATATTTAATTCAAAACTTAGAAAAAAGCAAAAAATCCATTGAAGAAATGGAGGCTATTAATTCAAATATTTCATTAACCTGTAAAGAAACTTTAAATGTATTAAAAAATGGTTTTTATGAGTATACTGATAAAAATAATAAAATTAAAAAATTAATGGTAAGAGATTCTTTTATTAACTCTGCTATTTTGCAATATATTATTCATAGTCCAAAAAATAATTGCTTTTAATGTATAAATAAATTTAAATATTAAAAGCAATTTTAAATCTTACCAAGCAGGAACAGCCCCTGGAAAAAGTTCTTCCGTTTTTTTACGAACTTCGTCAGAATTCATAATACTCTTTAAATTTTGAAATACTTTTTTCTCTTTTTCAGATTCTTTAACTACAATAACATTAATATAAGGTTTTGCTGTTTTAGGATTTTCTTTAAACAGGGCTTCAGATGGTTTAAATCCAGCATTTGTTACAAAGTCATTATTTAAAACAACCGCTGTTACATCTAATGCAGAACGAGCTGCTTGTGCTGCATCCACAGATTTAATATCTAAATGTTTTGGATTAGAAATGATATCTTTAGGGTTTGGAATTTCACCTACGCCATCTTTTAATTTAATAAGACCAGCAGTTTGTAATAAAATTAAAGCTCTTCCCTGATTACTTGCATCATTTGGAATAACAATTGTTGCTTTATCTCCAATTTCAGAAATATTTTTTATTTTGCGAGAATATACTGCCATTGGATAAATAAAAGTGTTCCCAACGATAGCTAATTTATATCCCTTTTTTAATTTTGCTTGTTCTAGAAATGAGATTGTTTGAAATATATTTGCATCAATATCGCCAGCGTTTAAAGCTTCATTTGGAATTTGATAATCTCCAAAAGTAATAACTTTCAAAGTTAAATCATATTTTTCTTTTGCTAGTTTTTGAGCAACCTCTAGAACTTTTACAGAAGGGCCTGCTGTAATACCAACTTTTATGGTTTCACCCGCATTTGCTATATTTGCTGAAGTAACACCTAAAAATAATGAAGAAAATAAAGTAACTATTTTAACAAATTTCATACCAAATTCCTTTCGAACTAAGATGCTTAATGAGAAACTTTACGAGTAATAAAATCACCAACAAACTGAATAAATAAAACCAATGCTACTAAAGTAACGAGAGCTTGCATCATAACAGGAGTATTAAATTGATAATACCCATATTGTATCGCCATATTTCCTAGTCCACTTCCACCAACAGCTCCTGCCATTGCAGAATATTCTGTTAAGCTTACAAACAAAATAGTACAGGCATTCGCTATTCCAGGAATGGCTTCAGGTAACAAAACTTTTCTAATAATTTGCATTGGAGAAGACCCCATTGCTTGAGCTGCCTCAATTAAACCACGATTTATAGTTGCTAATTTACCTTCAACAATTCTTGCAAAAAATGGAATAGCAGCAACACTTAACGGAACCATTGCTGCAGCTGTTCCAATAGAAGTACCAACAATAAATCGAGTAAAAGGAATAATAGCAACCATTAATATAACAAAAGGAACAGATCTTCCAATAGTAACTATACTACTTAATATTTTATGAATTACTGGATTTTCATAAAACATTCCTTTTGAGGTAACTGTTAAAGCAATAGCAATTGGTAAACCAAATATAAATGCAGATAATCCAGCTACAAGCACCATATAAATTGTTGCTAATGTAGAATCAAGCAGTGTACTTAATGTTTCCAGAAACATAACCTAAAACCTCAGTCTTAATATTTGAATTACTTAAAAATTCAATTCCTAAATTAATTTGCTCTTGAACTCCAGATACTTGGCAAAGCATGATACCAATTGGAGAATTGCTAACAACATCGATATGAGCTTGTAATATATTTATACGAAGTCCAAATTTCATAACTAAATCAGAAATAATAGTCTCTGTAGCTACATCACCTACAAAAGAAATTTTTAAAATTGGATTTAATCCTTCTGTAGGAATTTGTATTAAGTTTTTTTCAATACTTTCAGGTAATGAAATATGAAAAGCTGATCGTACTAAAGCTTTTGTTACGTTTGCCTTTGGATTGCTAAACATTTCTACCATAGAAGATGATTCCACAATTTGACCATTTTCTATAACAGCAACTCGATCACAAATCGTTTTTACAACTTCCATTTCATGAGTAATTAAAAGAATAGTAACACCAAATTTTTTATTAATTTCTTTTAATAATTCTAAAATGGATTTTGTTGTTTCTGGATCTAAAGCTGAAGTGGCTTCATCACATAAAAGTACTTTTGGATTTGATGCAAGAGAACGCGCAATCGCAACACGTTGCTTTTGCCCACCACTTAACTGATGAGGATAATGATTTTCTTTATCAGACAACCCTGTTACTTCTAATAAATATTTAACTCTTTCATTAATTTCTTTTTTATCTACACCAGCAAATTCTAATGGCAAGGCCACATTTTTGAATGTAGTCGCAGACGAAAGAAGGTTAAAATGCTGAAATATCATTCCAATATTTCTTCTTTGTTTTCTTAAATCTACTTCTTTGAGAGATGTTAAAGAAACACCATCTAAAATAACTTCACCTTCGCTCGGTCTTTCTAATAAGTTAACAGTGCGCAGTAAAGTACTTTTCCCTGCACCACTTTTCCCAATAATACCAAAAATTTCACCTTTTGATACTTCAAGATCGATGCCTTTTAAAGCGTGGGAAATGCCAAGCTTTGTTTTAAAGTACTTTTTAATACCAATAAGTTTGATCATAAAAATTGCCTAAAATAATATAAACGATTAAAAATTTATAAATATGATACTTATTTACAAGATAAATTCATTATTATAAATAACAACAACAATATTTTTTATTTTGCATTGATTGATTTATAAAGAGGGAAATTATGACGAATAGATTAAGATAAATGTTCATTTAAGAATCCCGCTTTAGCTGAATTTACGTAGTAAATATGAACGCCCGCAAGCTGACTATCAAATCGGCATTCATGGAATGTAAAACATATTATGCTGTTTGAGTCAATAATAAAATGGGAACTAATTATGCTGACAAGATAAACTTGTTATGTTAAGTTTAAATTTCATATTTTCTAGGAGTTTATTGTGGCAACAAAGTCAATGTTATCAAGTAATAGTTCCTCACAAATCAATACTATCGGACCTGTATTTAAATTTGGTGGTACAAGCATGGGCACCATCGAACGAATTGAACACGTTGCCGAACTTTGTTTAAAATTAAAACCTTCCGCAGTTGTTGTATCTGCAATGTCAGGTGAAACAAATCGTCTTGTCTCATTAGCAAGTGAAATTTCAAATCGAATCGATGTGCCAGAATATGACATGTTAGTTGCTAGCGGTGAGCAGGTCTCTGTTTCCTTATTAAGCTTAGCTCTCCGAAAAAGAGGCATAGAACCCTGCCCCATGCTTGCTCCTACAGCAGGAATTTTAACGGACTCCCAATTTTCTAGGGCAAGTATTTTAAAAGTTAAGGGTGATGCCATTAAAACAGCTCTTGAAAAGGGACAGCTTCCCATCATTGCTGGATTCCAAGGGGTAACAGAAGATGGTCGATTAACCTCTTTAGGAAGAGGGGGTTCTGATACATCGGCAGTCGCAATTGCCGCTGGAATTGGAGCAAAAGAATGCATAATTTATACAGATGTGGATGGTGTTTTTACAACAGACCCTCGTATTTGTAAAGATGCACGCATTATTCGCACCATTAATTACGAAGAAATGCTTGAAATGGCAAGTCAAGGAAGTAAAGTTTTGCATATTAGAAGCGTTCAACTCGCTGCAAAATGGGGAATTAGACTTGTTGTTAGAAATACTTTTTCAAATGATGAAGGAACAGAAATGAGCACAATAGATAGTCCTATTGAAGGAGAAGTCGTTTCCGGGGTTGCGGCCACTCAAAATGAAGCCTGGATACAAGCTGGTTCCAGTAAAAATCCAAAATTTAACTTGGCTAATGTGTTCACAATTCTTGCGCAAAAAGGTGTTAATGTCGACATTATTACACAGTCAGAGCATGAAGGCGGGATGAAAATCAATTTTACCGTTTCTCAACCTGACGCAAAACTTGCTATGGAAACCCTAAAAAATGAATTTAAAGATTTAAAGTTAATCCTCAGGGAAGATGTATCAAAAATATCCATTGTTGGCGTTGGCATGCGAACTCATGCAGGTGTAGCGGCTAGAATGTTTCAAACTCTAGCGGAACAAAATATTGATATTCTTTTAGTAACAACTTCTGAAATAAAAGTAGGTTGCTTAATACCAAGAGAAAAAATGAATCAGGCCGTCCAAGCATTGCATAAAGAATTTATTTCATTCAGCCTTTAATATTTCTGCCGCATTTAAGCCAGTTAGTTTTTTAAGCTGAGAAATAAACCACCATAAACCAAAAATAGAAATAACAAATTTTGGAAGAGCAATCACAATATAACTTTTCCAGGTCATTTCAGCTAATTCTTTATTAAAAGCTTCAGTACCTGCAGGACTAATAATAATATTAATTGCTAAAATATAATTTAAAACGCCGCCTAGAAAAAACGCAAAACCAAAAACCATTGTTACTTGCCACATTAATATTTTAAATTGTCTTTCTGCATTATTTTGGCGTAACTTAGATTCTAAAAGATCAATTTTAAATATATTTTCGTTATAAATAAAGTAATTTACAAATGGCTTGCCAATCCAAGCAGAAACTATAGTAAATACACCTAAAAATGTTGGAATTGCTGCTTCTTGAATAGCAAACCAAAAGCCATCGACCTTATAAAAGGCAAATATTCCTTTTATAAGTACGCTAGTAATCCCTAATATTGCGATAGGGCTTGCTTGTTTTCTTTTTGC
The genomic region above belongs to Silvanigrella paludirubra and contains:
- the argF gene encoding ornithine carbamoyltransferase, whose amino-acid sequence is MKLKGRSLSTLLDISQNEFFYLLELSHKVKKEKRDRIFPKRLINKNIALIFEKSSTRTRSSFVVAAHDEGANAEFLNRNDIHFGKKESVKDTARVLGRLFDGIMFRGFEQKTLEDLIQYSGVPVWNALTDDHHPTQALADIMTCQEKLGNLKGKKIVYLGDGANNVAHSLMIASCYAGMHIVICSPESRRPNDFIIKECLKINKETGSILEFETSPMNAIIDADCLYTDVWISMGEEENKEAKERIELLKPYQINSEIMAATKNKNTLFLHCLPAIKGMEVTEEIFESMNSAVFDQAENRMHTIKALLIATMQD
- the lepB gene encoding signal peptidase I; protein product: MNRLINELKSILFIVTAIFIFRSTFLNWYVIPTGSLLPTLKIGDHVVVNKLSYGIMLPFMQTRIFSWSQPDRGDIVVFQGPESENQLTLIKRVVGLPGDKITFANGILTINGVLAKQELQIDRTPLENLGGGETADSFNLFVESGFSKYPHYILKRKWNSLTDAETQTWVVPPNKLLVLGDNRDNSSDGRFWGFMDQDRIYGRAFLISYSTYDKEGSFLPSFRNERWFQPIKN
- a CDS encoding site-specific recombinase; translation: MKILKKFINGIDKFIHAGNYKYDLNSILSSANPKLSLEERVEWIQKLMFWIRSTEKIPIQFDPTIGQIHTARVSFILQLLDRNIEWKKAVSQTFRSVILETNALQLFSHTGLPKEAGFLQEATDRIMNKIIPTPPDDKELSELFLKIFPREEDAIWIENLSQETISKIHELITFESDKNELWYKMRDDIADAIYILTSQIHAIGLSDAIRTRTNIKHIRDSPFITLSDCIDKFLNSYIEANSTELQHLILLCDSNIIECKKSLQEVFQHLDEFGVSVTLVYQLEKISYHLARLEILLTFLHSRDKIVKSNIISLFISKLIRESLDKKSVIALIQTNLNQLSRKIAERSGTTGEHYLTNNKKEYFDMFKSAGGGGIITAFTTLLKFFIVSLKLPHFFEGFFSTVNYAGSFIFIQLCGFTLATKQPSMTASSLAVKLHNTQDEALLKDFVDEVTKLTRSQFAAIFGNLALVIPSAFIIDFIFKYFTGHSVLTPDKAISTVKSISILGPSIFYAIFTGFLLWISSLAAGWLENWAVYRRVPEALAKNKRLIFVFGKEKAEKISSFFAHNISGFGGNISLGFMLGMIPQFGIFLGLPIDVRHVTLSTGSFSFAISSIGISGIGKFEFILAFFGIIMIGLLNLSVSFWLAMSVAIRARKIQSVGRKKLRAAIFKRLITSPLEFFYPTSKK
- the phnD gene encoding phosphate/phosphite/phosphonate ABC transporter substrate-binding protein encodes the protein MKLKLLASIYAFFTISNCYAADSLGTRNNPFKIAIVPSGHAAKALDNAKPVAKCIEDKAKIFVDIQVPNSYIAVVEAIGAQKVDMAFGDIVSYLIAKNKFGVEPILQIIRYGSNSYQSAIFVKENSPIKNVNDLNGKKFAYSDASSASSYIFPSILMKKNNKKFSQEVPTGSMDASIIALMQGQVDATAAYYNGPDAKTGKINDARSRVENIYPNISKETRVLWLSKSIPNEPVYVRKGLTKEMKDKLTLAIPACIKEYPNHINNMQELTPVKSDNKDYAEFVKEVESSGLDISSIFSKK
- a CDS encoding NUDIX hydrolase, whose protein sequence is MLSQYKIKKLFKIFIIYYSIHGSIYPVFANPLNNENSFTNYLKLIENNSIELGKSINGEIEIIKNVNEILKIEKKRKQSFIKKGYTPEEAHSFSKVGIVFEDPYWLIIRDATKTDKGTGTYNRLLWKNSLDGGSPGVAILPLLPDGKFLFISTFRHATRSWELELSRGGREKNEDNIEAAKRELQEETGYKIKENKEKESILFLGNMTPDSGTLNSVIPIYLIQNLEKSKKSIEEMEAINSNISLTCKETLNVLKNGFYEYTDKNNKIKKLMVRDSFINSAILQYIIHSPKNNCF
- a CDS encoding MetQ/NlpA family ABC transporter substrate-binding protein, whose product is MKFVKIVTLFSSLFLGVTSANIANAGETIKVGITAGPSVKVLEVAQKLAKEKYDLTLKVITFGDYQIPNEALNAGDIDANIFQTISFLEQAKLKKGYKLAIVGNTFIYPMAVYSRKIKNISEIGDKATIVIPNDASNQGRALILLQTAGLIKLKDGVGEIPNPKDIISNPKHLDIKSVDAAQAARSALDVTAVVLNNDFVTNAGFKPSEALFKENPKTAKPYINVIVVKESEKEKKVFQNLKSIMNSDEVRKKTEELFPGAVPAW
- a CDS encoding methionine ABC transporter permease; translation: MFLETLSTLLDSTLATIYMVLVAGLSAFIFGLPIAIALTVTSKGMFYENPVIHKILSSIVTIGRSVPFVILMVAIIPFTRFIVGTSIGTAAAMVPLSVAAIPFFARIVEGKLATINRGLIEAAQAMGSSPMQIIRKVLLPEAIPGIANACTILFVSLTEYSAMAGAVGGSGLGNMAIQYGYYQFNTPVMMQALVTLVALVLFIQFVGDFITRKVSH
- a CDS encoding methionine ABC transporter ATP-binding protein; this translates as MIKLIGIKKYFKTKLGISHALKGIDLEVSKGEIFGIIGKSGAGKSTLLRTVNLLERPSEGEVILDGVSLTSLKEVDLRKQRRNIGMIFQHFNLLSSATTFKNVALPLEFAGVDKKEINERVKYLLEVTGLSDKENHYPHQLSGGQKQRVAIARSLASNPKVLLCDEATSALDPETTKSILELLKEINKKFGVTILLITHEMEVVKTICDRVAVIENGQIVESSSMVEMFSNPKANVTKALVRSAFHISLPESIEKNLIQIPTEGLNPILKISFVGDVATETIISDLVMKFGLRINILQAHIDVVSNSPIGIMLCQVSGVQEQINLGIEFLSNSNIKTEVLGYVSGNIKYTA
- a CDS encoding aspartate kinase, whose protein sequence is MATKSMLSSNSSSQINTIGPVFKFGGTSMGTIERIEHVAELCLKLKPSAVVVSAMSGETNRLVSLASEISNRIDVPEYDMLVASGEQVSVSLLSLALRKRGIEPCPMLAPTAGILTDSQFSRASILKVKGDAIKTALEKGQLPIIAGFQGVTEDGRLTSLGRGGSDTSAVAIAAGIGAKECIIYTDVDGVFTTDPRICKDARIIRTINYEEMLEMASQGSKVLHIRSVQLAAKWGIRLVVRNTFSNDEGTEMSTIDSPIEGEVVSGVAATQNEAWIQAGSSKNPKFNLANVFTILAQKGVNVDIITQSEHEGGMKINFTVSQPDAKLAMETLKNEFKDLKLILREDVSKISIVGVGMRTHAGVAARMFQTLAEQNIDILLVTTSEIKVGCLIPREKMNQAVQALHKEFISFSL
- a CDS encoding VC0807 family protein translates to MENKKVEVAVETPSDIKKPKENLWASIIFYVLIPVLVLSKLNSTLGPLKTLLLALSFPLVFGIYDFAKRKQASPIAILGITSVLIKGIFAFYKVDGFWFAIQEAAIPTFLGVFTIVSAWIGKPFVNYFIYNENIFKIDLLESKLRQNNAERQFKILMWQVTMVFGFAFFLGGVLNYILAINIIISPAGTEAFNKELAEMTWKSYIVIALPKFVISIFGLWWFISQLKKLTGLNAAEILKAE